DNA from Borreliella burgdorferi B31:
AGCCCCCAAAGGGGCATCTTTATCTGCGATGATAAACCCTAGGAGAAAGAATTGCCTCTACCCTAAATTAACAATAGTACTAAAGTATAGCACAACATAAAAATACTTAACAAGATTAGATTGATTCAAACTAGACTAAGAAAATTTAACAAAGATAATGTTGAACATGGAAGTGTTGGCCAAGCATAAAGAAATAATTTAACTTGGAAACATCTTGTTTCACTACTTGAAAAAAAATGAAAATAGCCGTGTCAATACGAATACAGCCCAAAATATCTAAAAACCTACAAAAATATTAGCTGATTATATCTATTTTTTTCTTAAGTGAATATGAATAAAAAATTCTTTGTAATTTCTATTTAAAAAATTTAGCAATTAGTAGCATAACAATATTTGTTATGCTAGATATAGCAATGGGAACTATTATTACTGTAATAATAATTATTATTCTGTTGCTCACCTTGAGTTTTTCCAATAAAAATTGACTATTAATTTGAACTTCTTTTTTAAGAGCTTGTGCCAAATTAAATATGTCTTTTTGTAAATTCTTTTCTACAGAATCTATCTTAGCATCTAAATTAAATATGTCTTTTTGTAAATTCTTTTCTACAGAATCTATCTTAGCATCTAAATTAAATATGTCTTTTTGTAAATTCTTTTCTACAGAATCTATCTTAGCATCTAAATTAAATATGTCTTTTTGTAAATTCTTTTCTACAGAATCTATCTTAGCATCTAAATTAAATATGTCTTTTTGTAAATTCTTTTCTACAGAATCTATCTTAGCATCTAAATTAAATATGTCTTTTTGTAAATTCTTTTCTAAAAAAGAAATCTCAGAAATAAGGTTCTCGAACCTTATACCGAATTGTTTTTCTAAATTTTCCAAATCTCTATATGTAAGCTCATTGTGATAATATCTTTTTGACAAATCTTGAGCTATTAACTGTTCCATTCCTAGTCGCAGAAACTCTCTATATATTTGATCTTCGGTAATATTTGTCGTTGCCAAAACTGCTTTCATAATTCACTCACCTACTATATATATATTTTAACATAAATCAAAGCCAAATATCGGAACATTTCCTTCAAAATCTCATAAAGCAGATATAATGCACACAAACTAAATATATTTTCATATTTAATCCCTCTTTATGAGAAAAACTTATTCCACTTTATTAGGACCGCTACCCACCTTAAATCCAATTTTTCTAAAAAAATTTATTTTATTCGTTGATATTTTAGTAATTTATATAATAATAAATTGAAATTATTAGATAAAAAGCTAAAGCTCATAATTTCAATTTATCTTGATGATTAAAAATTCAAAACAAATAAGCACTTAAAGATCTAAGCGCTTTATATCTAATAAAATTTATTCTTTTGAAACTCTCAATATCAATGCTTGGTAAACTTTTTAAACAATCAAAATAACCTTGCACATAATATTATTGGCTCCAGAATCATAAACAAAAACTACTTTATTCCCTTCATTGCCATTAACTTGAGACATACACTGAAGCTTTGCTTTCTTTTTTTTAAAAAAGTCTATCTACTTTAACATCTGACTCATTAATGCCTTCTTTGACTTTTTTTGTTGTAACTTTTTTTGATTTATCCCTACATTTTCTGCAAGTCTTAAAAAGATATCTACTTGCTATTTCTTATCTTTTTGATAATCATCTTCAAAATTTTTAGCTACATAATTTTATTTTTGGCTTTACTTATCAAATCATTAACAAGATTAATATCGCAAAAAAACAAAAGAATAGGGTTAAATAGATCCCACTAAAACACTTTTTAAATAACTCTCATCTTCCTGAATTATTGAATCACAAACAGATTATTTTCCAAAAGTATTACTATTATTTTTTTCATATAACTTTAAAATCTACGTATTGATTTATAAATTCTCTGATTATATCAGTTACTAGGCTTGTAAACAAAAAAGGCCAGCGAAGCATCAAATGCTTCGCCTAACCTTCTAAGCTGCTTGCCTTAAAGTCCTTAAATTTCTGATTTAACTCCTAAGAAATGTCACTTATTTTCCAAGTCTTCCAATTTAGTTTTTACATTTAACACTATCTTAAATGTCCCCCACAACTAATGACAAATTGTAATTAGACATCACAATTAAAAGTATCTCTATTTTTTATTTTATTGCTAATACCCTGAGAAAGCCTATCTACTATTTATTTAAACCATTCAATTCTCCATTATTTATTACAAATTGAAAAGCACCCGTTATTTTTTATAAACCAATAGCCATATAATTTAATGTGATTTGTTTCATCTAATGTCTTCTAGTTATAGGGTTTCTTTCTGCATGGGGGCTGCCTAAGACTTGATATGCCACCATTATAACACTTGCAAAAAATCAAGTAAAATTGACCATAACCACTCTTCCACAAAAGCAAACATAAGTGGTAATTATAAATCTAATAAAATGCAAGCCATTTTTTATTATTACAAACAGCGTAAAGTGGCTCTTTTAAATTTTAAAAAGTCTTTTTTATTAATTACCAAAGATAAGTAAACTTGCAAATAAAACTACACGTATTGAAAGTAGATTTGAAATTTCCATTATATTTATATATAATGGCACTAAATATCTGAAAATGAAGGAGAAGCGGGTGGGCAATAAAATTTTTTATATTTCAGTGGTTTTAATTTTAATAGTTGGTTGCGACTGGGGAACTATTAAAGATAAAAGTACAGAAATTTCCAAGCTATTAAGAACGGACAAAGATAAGACTAAAAATCAAGATAGAATAGAATTGGGTGAAGATAATTTTGTATCTAAAAATAATATGTCTACTACTGATACGGGCATTACTAGTTTAGGAAGTCTAAACAACTTGGATTTAATTAATCGTTCACAGCGGGTCAGTGAACCACCTATAATCTCAAATGAGAAAGCCATAGCTACTCAAGCAAAAGTAGATTTAATGAACAACATTAATGTTACTATAATAAACCCAAAACCAGCTCAAAATTTGGGAAATTCTTTAAACAATACTACTACTGAAGATAGTGTGAAGTTTTTATCAATTGAAAACCAAGAGTGGCTTATTAGTAAAAAGATTTTGCCCAGTAAGTTGGAAAATTTAGAAAGCTTTCTAAAAACACAACACGAAAAAGAAGCTTTTAAGACGGCTAAAACTATACAAAGTCTCATTAGTAATTCCAATATGGGTAAAGAAATTATTAAGTTTAAGGAAGAATATTACAAACTTTATAATTTGTTTGAAGGCATACAACAAAAATTCCATAGTCAAAGGAATTCATTTATAAAAGATACTAAATTTGGGGAAAATAGACAAAAAAATGCAGTTATATTTAAATCCTTTTCATCTATAGAGAAAGAAATTAGAGATTTGAATTATAAGTTGMGTGAAATCCAAAGTAATTTTCAAATTGCAGATGTTAGCTGGAATAATGCAAACTCTCTTTTAAAAGAATCTATAGAAAAATTAATTCAGGCAATTGAAAAAAGGTATGACAATGAGAGTAGAAAGCAAGGTCAAATTGGTGGACCTGCTAATAGATGGGATAAAAATCAAGCTGACAATTTTGCTAAGGATGCAAAGTATAAGGCAGAACATTCAGCAAATGATTTGGAAAATGCAGCCAACTATTTTAGATATAGTTGTTCAAATGAAAAAGAAGCTAAAAAGCTATTAGAAGAAATTAAAAAAAGATTTGTACGAATTGGTATTAGCCTATAAGTAAATTTGAATATTTCAATTTTAAGTATTATGCATAAATATTAGTAATAACCTAATATTATGCATAATATTCCAATCTGAGATTTCTCTATATATTTTTTACTTTCCCAACTTTTATGTATGACCCTTTTGATTTCTTTTTTATAAAAAATATCTTCTAAGTAAATTTAAAAGTATCGCGTAAATAATATTGTGTAGAAACTATCAAAACCAAAAAGTCAGAAACAAGCTTTAACACAAAATATCAAACCGCCTTACCCAACGGACTTTATGCACATTTCTTATCAAATAAATCTAAGTTTTTCATCTTTACTCTTAACACTATATTCTGAATAATAAATCCTTGCAAACTCAACCAAGTATCAATTTTTGAATAAAGAATATAAAATTTTGGATAATGGGGTTTTAAAGCTTATTGATTTTAAGAAGAGAGGCAAGAGCTTGCTTAAGATAAATTTATCAACTTTTTCAGAATATAAATACTATCTATAAACACAGCCTGGAGAGGGATTAATATTAATCTAAGCAAAATAAACACAATTAAAAGGCGAAAACTAATATAATTGCTTTAAACTTTTTTGTTTTAATCTTTAATTATTTATAAGTCTGCATTCAACTATCTCATATATAAAGAACTGGTAATTACTTTTGCAAGAAATCTTGTGCCTTGGGTCACTTTAACAACATTAGAAATGGATTTTATAACATCTTTTTTTGCCACTGCTTGATCCTTATTTGATAGACTTAGACTTAAAAATCATTAATAATAATATTGACCCTTCTTTGGCCCCCTTAAACCGCTTCATCTAGGGCATCTTCAGAAGCTATTAAAGCTTTTTCAACTTCTTCTACTTTAACAAATTCTTTTTTTGTCAATTCTAATTCCTTATTATTTGGAGATTTATTTGACATTATTTATCTCTCTATTAAAGATATTGCCTTATTCTACAACATAAACAGCCTTTTAAGCTTGAGCGGCCTTTTTAGAAATTTTAACAACCCTATTTAATCCTTGGCAACATCAAAATCTTCTTCCCTCCGAAAACTTTGCTACAATCGCTGCTTCTTGTTATACAACAACAGCTCTCTTGATAATAAATGACATCAAAAACATTGAACCTACAAACTTTTTAACTATATTCTTGTCAGTAAATTTAATTAACTAAAGAAGTGATTCTTTAACACTCTCCCTAATTTACTAAGAACACTCTCTGTTAACTTTTTAATAGTATCTAAATATGGATTAACCCGATATTTTTAATCTACATTTAACCATCTTTTTTATCTGATTGTCCTAAAATATTAGATTGAAATTGAATAATATTCACATTATTAAAATCTGCAAACACATTTAAATTCACAAATCCAAACAACAATCCACTAATTATTAAACATTTTAGACATTGTTAATTCTCCTTGTTTGAACTGATTTATTTTTAACAAAGATTATCAAACTTAAATTTATATTAAATGGAAAAAAACAGTTCTATTTTATAATAGTTGAATTTATTATTATAAAAACATATTTTTATATCAAACAAATCATTCAAGCTTATTAAAATTTCTGCATATCAAAAACCAATGAACGATCTCTAAATTAACAGAGACAATTTTTAATAGAGAAAAACTCTCGCCCCACCTAAAAGACAATAGTTTTACACAAGCTAACTATTTAATGCTTTACCTGTCATATTTAATCTAAAAGAAAATACTAGATCATCAATCCATGTTATAAATGAAGCCTTATGCACACCAAAAATATCACATTTGCTTGTGTTTTAAACAAAGTTTTTTAATAACAATAAGAAGAATAATAAGAATGCGTTCAAACTGTCAAAGTTTTCAAGCTTGAAAATAACCAAATCTTGGTTTAGCAAAAATAAAGGTGATGAACTTCATTTGGTAGGCATTACTAGTGCAAGACCAAGCAATAATATCTAGAGAAAATAAAGTCGAGCTCAAAAATCGTGCTTTTAGCTTCCTTATAGAGGATACTTTTTTGACCAATATACTTATTCTCCCCTTGACAAAAAAATCAAATGTAAAGGTGTTAAAACTTTATTTTGGTACTTACGTGGAAAATACTAAAAACAAAGAAGAAGGCACTTGGGTGATAAATGACTAGAATTTTGAGAATATCATAAAAAACTTCAAGCCAATAATATCAAATTTTGATTTGGTGCTGGGAATATGGAAAAAACAGGAAATTATGTTGACAAGCTTTAAGAACCTATTGTTAAGAATAAAGAATTATTTGCTATTTACATCGAAAGAAACAATGCTAATAAAAAACATTGTCCTTTAAATAAGAACAATAAAACTCCCATTAGCTAAAAATAGATGATTATCTCAAAAATTTAGTGAACTGGTGTTTAGAAAACACTTGTCCTGAATTCTTGACCACCGAATTTACTAAGAAAGAAACACTTACAAGAAGAGCCCTGGTAAAAGCTTTTTGGAATACCAAAATTTTGCATTCCAAATAATAGAAGTCTTCCTGATAATTATTTTGTAAAAAAATAGACATGATATTGACAATAGCGATCTTAATTTTCAAGGTGAGTGAATCAGCAAGATTAGCCTCATTCATTCACTGTAATGTTGGTTGGCATTGATTAACAGATACCACTAGATTTTTGATCAACATTATTGATCTTGATGATCACATGAGTAACAAACATTTATTTATAGATTTATAGTATACAGATTGCAAAGAAAAAAAAAGACCTAAAAACACCTGCTGCTTATGTTTTTACAGATATGATATTTAGAAGAAAAGTTGATGACGATTTTCAAATTCAACTGAAAAAAACTCTCTTTTGACAGTCAGGTTTTAAACAATTTTAACAACAAGCTTTGCTTAAACTGTTTGTCAATAAAATATTTGAATTTTTAAACAAAAATACACCAAGCAACAAGTTTACATGTATTTAGAATGTTTTTTTTGCAGTCTTTAAAATGAATAAAGCTGGCAACCCGGCATAAGACATTATGAACTACTATTTCTAAAATTAAAAATTATAAAAATAAATTCTTAATTTATCCTGTGATAGCCTTTTAGATCCTTTTTCAAATTTTAAATTTACTATGTTAACTATAAACACTTTTGAAAAAGGTCTTTGGCTTTTTCCTATAGTCTTTTTATTTTATTTTAAACCACTATTTCTATAATCTTTGACTTAAAACTGTGATTAGCTAAAAATAATAAAATATTTAGTTAGGTATTGAAATTAATCAAATATTTTGAATATAATTAAAGCAATTATTGATAAAAATACACTGAACATGGAGATTAAAAATGAAACCAGCCATATCTAATCATAACCACCAAACCAATAAAAATAAACTACTTGGTAAAATCTGTAGACTGAAAAAAATTATTTCAGTAATCAATTACTTAAATAAAGAATTTAAAAAAAAATATAATACCTCAATTAATAAAGAACACTTTACTTCTAAAAAAGTAAAAGAACTTCGAGTTCATCATCAAGGAGATATCCTTCGCGTACTAAACTCAAATATACATAGAGAAAACAAAAAAGAAACCACAATTAATACTCTAAGACTAGATTTAAAATTTTTGGTTAAGCTAAAAGCATTAGAAAAAAGAATACTAACATTTTCAAATAGCTTCGGAGAATTTAAAGGAAAGCTTTGTATATATAAAGTGTCGCCTATTGCATATAAATTGATTAATGCATATTTTAATAACACTAAAATAGACTTACTTAAAAAAGTAAAGGAAGAGAAAGAATCTTTTAAGCCTAAAAATATCACTGAAAATATCACTGTATATAATAAACAATATATAAATATATATAATAAGAATTCTATAGAAAACTCTTTCTTTAAAAGAATTAAATCAATAATTTTCAATGCAAAAGAACCAACTAAATCATTAAAAAATACTTTATTAAACTATAAAGATTTTAAAAATTATCTAAAATATGATTATGAGACAAAAGATATTAAAGAGTTTTTCTTATCTAAGCTAAGTCTTTATAAACATAAAATTCACTTTATGAGGAAAACCGCACCCTATAAAACTGATTTTTACACTCTTGCAGGAGAATTTAAAGATACTTATACTACTAAATGGAAGGTAAATAAAATAACTAGCTTTTCAGGACATGCTAGGATAATAGCCAATAATATTCTGGTTAACACTTTAAAAAAAGGATTAAAATTTGAGTAAATTACTTGAAAAACTAAAACAAAAAAAAAC
Protein-coding regions in this window:
- the bdr gene encoding Bdr family repetitive protein → MKAVLATTNITEDQIYREFLRLGMEQLIAQDLSKRYYHNELTYRDLENLEKQFGIRFENLISEISFLEKNLQKDIFNLDAKIDSVEKNLQKDIFNLDAKIDSVEKNLQKDIFNLDAKIDSVEKNLQKDIFNLDAKIDSVEKNLQKDIFNLDAKIDSVEKNLQKDIFNLAQALKKEVQINSQFLLEKLKVSNRIIIIITVIIVPIAISSITNIVMLLIAKFFK
- a CDS encoding plasmid maintenance protein, which codes for MKPAISNHNHQTNKNKLLGKICRLKKIISVINYLNKEFKKKYNTSINKEHFTSKKVKELRVHHQGDILRVLNSNIHRENKKETTINTLRLDLKFLVKLKALEKRILTFSNSFGEFKGKLCIYKVSPIAYKLINAYFNNTKIDLLKKVKEEKESFKPKNITENITVYNKQYINIYNKNSIENSFFKRIKSIIFNAKEPTKSLKNTLLNYKDFKNYLKYDYETKDIKEFFLSKLSLYKHKIHFMRKTAPYKTDFYTLAGEFKDTYTTKWKVNKITSFSGHARIIANNILVNTLKKGLKFE
- a CDS encoding OMS28 family porin; the protein is MNLNVFADFNNVNIIQFQSNILGQSDKKDG
- a CDS encoding OMS28 family porin, whose amino-acid sequence is MSNKSPNNKELELTKKEFVKVEEVEKALIASEDALDEAV
- a CDS encoding OMS28 family porin codes for the protein MAKKDVIKSISNVVKVTQGTRFLAKVITSSLYMR